The Cellulomonas wangleii genome includes a region encoding these proteins:
- a CDS encoding MerR family transcriptional regulator — translation MTGYAPGEVAQRTGLTVDTLRYYEREGLVGPIARSAGGQRRYDEDDVAWIGLVTCLRDAGLGIAELRRFTDLLRTEAGAADRVAFLRARRAELEEQAERILAAVRVLDGKIAHYAQGSGDGTAHGPTPGPPAPGAAATVAG, via the coding sequence ATGACGGGGTACGCACCGGGTGAGGTCGCGCAGCGCACGGGCCTGACGGTGGACACGCTGCGGTACTACGAGCGCGAGGGCCTGGTCGGCCCGATCGCACGGTCGGCGGGCGGGCAGCGACGGTACGACGAGGACGACGTGGCGTGGATCGGCCTGGTCACGTGCCTGCGCGACGCCGGGCTGGGGATCGCGGAGCTGCGCCGGTTCACCGACCTCCTGCGCACCGAGGCCGGTGCGGCCGACCGGGTCGCGTTCCTGCGCGCTCGCCGCGCGGAGCTCGAGGAGCAGGCGGAGCGGATCCTCGCCGCCGTCCGCGTGCTCGACGGGAAGATCGCCCACTACGCGCAGGGGTCCGGCGACGGCACGGCGCACGGGCCGACTCCT
- a CDS encoding aldo/keto reductase, whose protein sequence is MDTTQRTPEPVLGAMYFGTRADEALSTTLLDAFVDLGGRWIDTANCYSFWEDPSGVGGQSERLLGRWFAARPGVRDRVRLATKVRHQPLVPHEWPSSSEGLSADAIARGFAASLERLGLDSVDLLWAHAEDRDVPLAETVDAFGALVAAGQVGRLGASNHAAWRVEQARAIARERGVEPWSAVQLRYSYVWPRPGVTLPEGGHVHAERDQLDHARTQGLDLWAYSPLLTGAYVRDDRPLAEGYDHPGTYRRLAVLAEVADELGATRNQVVLAWLLAQGISPILGVSSLAQLTEAMAARDVDLPDELRARLDAAV, encoded by the coding sequence ATGGACACCACGCAGCGCACCCCCGAGCCGGTCCTCGGGGCCATGTACTTCGGCACCCGCGCGGACGAGGCGCTCTCGACCACCCTGCTGGACGCGTTCGTCGACCTCGGCGGGCGCTGGATCGACACCGCGAACTGCTACAGCTTCTGGGAGGACCCGTCAGGGGTCGGCGGGCAGAGCGAGCGCCTGCTCGGCCGGTGGTTCGCGGCACGCCCGGGCGTGCGGGACCGGGTGCGGCTCGCGACGAAGGTCCGGCACCAGCCGCTCGTCCCGCACGAGTGGCCCTCGTCCTCCGAGGGGCTGTCCGCCGACGCCATCGCCCGGGGCTTCGCGGCGTCGCTCGAGCGGCTGGGCCTGGACTCGGTCGACCTGCTGTGGGCGCACGCGGAGGACCGCGACGTCCCCCTGGCCGAGACCGTCGACGCGTTCGGTGCGCTCGTGGCCGCGGGGCAGGTCGGCCGGCTGGGTGCGTCGAACCACGCCGCGTGGCGCGTCGAGCAGGCACGCGCGATCGCCCGCGAGCGCGGCGTCGAGCCGTGGTCGGCCGTGCAGCTGCGCTACTCGTACGTGTGGCCGCGTCCGGGCGTGACGCTCCCCGAGGGCGGGCACGTGCACGCCGAGCGCGACCAGCTCGACCACGCCCGCACGCAGGGCCTCGACCTGTGGGCGTACTCGCCGCTGCTCACCGGGGCGTACGTCCGCGACGACCGCCCGCTCGCGGAGGGCTACGACCACCCCGGGACGTACCGGCGCCTGGCGGTCCTCGCCGAGGTCGCGGACGAGCTGGGCGCGACCCGCAACCAGGTGGTGCTCGCGTGGCTGCTGGCGCAGGGCATCAGCCCGATCCTCGGGGTGAGCTCGCTCGCCCAGCTCACCGAGGCCATGGCGGCCCGCGACGTCGACCTGCCCGACGAGCTCCGGGCGCGCCTCGACGCCGCGGTCTGA
- a CDS encoding dienelactone hydrolase family protein — protein MDFSSTRLLDDGTRERRFTLDGAPGVLWTPSTASPSTPVPLVLLGHPGGLQAMQTRLEARARQSAGLGYASATLELPGGGGRPPVPEIDRARDDLREAIGAGRRPDDDVVDRLVLPLVEQAVPEWRALLDAVLALPEVGGPVAVSGGVTAMGVRLAAVEPRVVAVGLFAGTAVPRSIIEEARRVTVPVHVLLQWDDQDNDRQRALELFDAFGSPQKTLQANTGGHTGVPPHAGEDAGRFLVRHLG, from the coding sequence ATGGACTTCTCCTCGACCCGGCTCCTCGACGACGGCACCCGCGAACGGCGGTTCACGCTCGACGGGGCACCGGGCGTCCTGTGGACACCCTCGACCGCCTCACCGTCCACACCCGTCCCGCTGGTCCTGCTGGGTCACCCCGGCGGGCTGCAGGCGATGCAGACCCGGCTCGAGGCGCGGGCGCGCCAGTCGGCGGGACTGGGGTACGCGAGCGCGACCCTCGAGCTGCCCGGGGGCGGCGGGCGGCCGCCCGTCCCCGAGATCGACCGCGCACGCGATGACCTGCGCGAGGCGATCGGTGCCGGGCGACGGCCCGACGACGATGTCGTCGACCGACTCGTCCTCCCCCTCGTCGAGCAGGCCGTCCCCGAGTGGCGGGCACTCCTCGATGCCGTGCTCGCCCTTCCCGAGGTCGGCGGCCCGGTCGCCGTCTCCGGGGGCGTGACCGCCATGGGCGTCCGGCTGGCGGCCGTCGAGCCCCGTGTGGTGGCCGTCGGCCTGTTCGCCGGCACCGCCGTCCCGCGCAGCATCATCGAGGAGGCGCGGCGGGTCACCGTCCCCGTGCACGTGCTCCTGCAGTGGGACGACCAGGACAACGACCGGCAGAGGGCTCTCGAGCTCTTCGACGCCTTCGGTTCCCCGCAGAAGACCCTCCAGGCGAACACGGGCGGGCACACCGGGGTCCCGCCGCACGCGGGCGAGGACGCCGGGCGCTTCCTCGTCCGCCACCTCGGGTGA
- a CDS encoding dihydrofolate reductase family protein codes for MGKLIYAANTSLDGYLEDETGAFDWSVPDEAVHAFWNEHERGIGTSLYGRRMYETMRVWEDDDWLTDQPAVVREYAGIWRDTDKVVYSTTLDTVSSTRTRIERQFDADAVRRLKEESDTDLSVGGAILGAEAFRLGLVDETVLLLCPVAVGGGKPALPLGVRLELELLDTRRFDNGVVYVRHAVRHAR; via the coding sequence ATGGGCAAGCTGATCTACGCCGCCAACACCTCGCTCGACGGCTACCTGGAGGACGAGACCGGCGCCTTCGACTGGTCGGTCCCCGACGAGGCCGTGCACGCGTTCTGGAACGAGCACGAGCGAGGCATCGGCACGTCCCTCTACGGCCGGCGCATGTACGAGACGATGCGCGTCTGGGAGGACGACGACTGGCTGACCGACCAGCCCGCCGTGGTGCGCGAGTACGCGGGGATCTGGCGCGACACCGACAAGGTCGTCTACTCCACGACCCTCGACACCGTGTCGAGCACCCGAACCCGGATCGAGCGGCAGTTCGACGCCGACGCGGTGCGCCGCCTCAAGGAGGAGTCCGACACCGACCTCAGCGTGGGCGGCGCGATCCTCGGCGCGGAGGCGTTCCGCCTCGGGCTCGTCGACGAGACGGTGCTGCTGCTGTGCCCGGTGGCCGTGGGCGGCGGCAAGCCGGCCCTGCCCCTCGGGGTGCGGCTGGAGCTCGAGCTGCTGGACACGCGGCGGTTCGACAACGGGGTGGTCTACGTGCGCCACGCGGTGCGGCACGCCCGGTGA
- a CDS encoding SRPBCC family protein, with translation MTTADDPQHAHPTEHAVVVSRELDAPPDVAWTAWSDPNLVRRWWGPTGFTCPRADVDVRVGGSTVVTMQAPDAWGGFRIHNRWSFRVVQPPERLAFVSTFVDEAGTALTPGEAGVPATVPAEVPHVVLLEALPDGRTRLTLTETGYVDEETRAQSQAGQEQCLDKMQAIFAPSRSGSDAPLS, from the coding sequence ATGACGACCGCCGACGACCCGCAGCACGCGCACCCGACCGAGCACGCCGTCGTCGTCTCCCGGGAGCTCGACGCCCCGCCCGACGTGGCGTGGACGGCGTGGAGCGACCCGAACCTGGTGCGCCGGTGGTGGGGGCCGACCGGCTTCACGTGCCCGCGCGCGGACGTGGACGTGCGCGTCGGCGGCTCGACCGTCGTGACCATGCAGGCACCCGATGCGTGGGGCGGCTTCCGGATCCACAACCGGTGGTCGTTCCGCGTCGTCCAGCCACCCGAGCGCCTCGCGTTCGTCAGCACGTTCGTCGACGAGGCGGGCACGGCCCTCACCCCGGGCGAGGCAGGCGTGCCGGCGACCGTGCCCGCCGAGGTGCCGCACGTGGTCCTCCTCGAAGCCCTGCCGGACGGGCGCACGCGGCTGACCCTGACCGAGACCGGGTACGTGGACGAGGAGACGCGGGCGCAGTCGCAGGCCGGGCAGGAGCAGTGCCTCGACAAGATGCAGGCGATCTTCGCGCCGTCCCGGAGCGGAAGCGACGCTCCCCTCTCCTGA
- a CDS encoding lytic polysaccharide monooxygenase — translation MRSSALPRAQRPPALRLLLSALAAVALAFAMLTAAPAPSAQAHGWISDPPSRQDLCYTGAVKDCGPVQYEPWSVEAKKGSMLCSGGGRFTELDNESRAWPRQNLTTNETFTWDIVANHSTSTWEYFVDGRLHTTINDNGAQPPKRFTHTINNLPEGNHKIFVRWNIADTVNAFYQCIDAYITPGGNPAPQPTATTPAPEPSVTTPAPQPGTGACTATVRAANSWGSGFQGEVTVKAGSAAINGWKVTVNGATITQAWSSTLSGSDTLANAEWNGKLGAGASTTAGFISSGSGSNLSATCTAS, via the coding sequence ATGAGATCGTCCGCTCTCCCCCGTGCCCAACGACCCCCCGCCCTCCGGCTGCTCCTGTCCGCCCTGGCGGCGGTCGCACTGGCCTTCGCGATGCTCACCGCCGCACCCGCGCCGTCCGCCCAGGCGCACGGCTGGATCTCCGACCCGCCCAGCCGGCAGGACCTCTGCTACACCGGCGCCGTGAAGGACTGCGGCCCGGTCCAGTACGAGCCGTGGAGCGTGGAGGCCAAGAAGGGCTCGATGCTCTGTTCCGGCGGTGGCCGCTTCACCGAGCTCGACAACGAGTCCCGGGCCTGGCCGCGCCAGAACCTCACCACCAACGAGACCTTCACCTGGGACATCGTCGCCAACCACTCCACGTCGACGTGGGAGTACTTCGTGGACGGCCGGCTGCACACCACGATCAACGACAACGGCGCCCAGCCGCCCAAGCGGTTCACCCACACCATCAACAACCTGCCCGAGGGCAACCACAAGATCTTCGTGCGGTGGAACATCGCCGACACGGTGAACGCCTTCTACCAGTGCATCGACGCCTACATCACGCCGGGTGGGAACCCGGCGCCGCAGCCCACCGCCACCACGCCGGCACCGGAGCCCAGCGTGACGACCCCGGCACCGCAGCCGGGCACCGGCGCCTGCACCGCCACGGTGCGTGCGGCCAACTCGTGGGGCAGCGGCTTCCAGGGTGAGGTCACCGTGAAGGCGGGCAGCGCCGCGATCAACGGCTGGAAGGTCACCGTGAACGGCGCCACGATCACGCAGGCGTGGAGCTCCACCCTCAGCGGCAGCGACACGCTCGCCAACGCGGAGTGGAACGGCAAGCTCGGCGCCGGCGCCTCGACGACCGCGGGCTTCATCTCCAGCGGGAGCGGCAGCAACCTGAGCGCCACCTGCACCGCGAGCTGA
- a CDS encoding endo-1,4-beta-xylanase, whose protein sequence is MTTTSPRFGRVRRAVSLLTTAGLVATAAVALAGPAQAGTTLGQSAAERGRYYGTAIAAGRMNDSTYMGIVDREFDMITAENEMKMDATEPNRNQFNFTNGDRIVNYALGKGKRVRGHTLGWHAQQPGWMQNMSGQSLRDAFLNHVTQVAAHYKGKIYAWDVVNEAFADDGRGSRRDSNLQRTGNDWIEAAFRAARAADPGAKLCYNDYNTDGINAKSTGIYTMVRDFKSRGVPIDCVGFQSHLGTSVPSDYQANLQRFADLGVDVQITELDIEQGSNQANAYRQVTEACLAVSRCTGITVWGVRDSDSWRTGANPLLFDSSGNKKAAYTSVLNALNAGNNNGGGNNGGGSSSVDTNAWYVLVNRNSGKALDVYNLSTADGADIVQWSRNNGNQQQWQFVSSGNGSYRVKSRLSSKVLDVYAKSTADGGEVVQWSDNNGGNQQWNVSIANGYASLVNRNSGKALEVQGASVADGGNVVQYSNWNGANQQWQLVKVG, encoded by the coding sequence ATGACCACGACCTCACCCCGGTTCGGCCGGGTGCGCCGGGCGGTGTCCCTGCTCACCACCGCGGGCCTGGTGGCCACGGCCGCCGTGGCCCTGGCCGGCCCCGCCCAGGCCGGGACGACGCTGGGCCAGTCGGCCGCGGAGCGCGGACGCTACTACGGCACGGCCATCGCCGCCGGCCGCATGAACGACTCCACCTACATGGGGATCGTCGACCGTGAGTTCGACATGATCACGGCCGAGAACGAGATGAAGATGGACGCCACGGAGCCGAACCGCAACCAGTTCAACTTCACCAACGGCGACCGGATCGTCAACTACGCGCTCGGCAAGGGCAAGAGGGTGCGCGGGCACACCCTCGGCTGGCACGCGCAGCAGCCCGGTTGGATGCAGAACATGTCCGGTCAGTCGCTGCGCGACGCCTTCCTCAACCACGTCACGCAGGTCGCGGCGCACTACAAGGGCAAGATCTACGCCTGGGACGTCGTCAACGAGGCGTTCGCCGACGACGGGCGCGGCTCGCGCCGTGACTCGAACCTGCAGCGCACCGGCAACGACTGGATCGAGGCGGCGTTCCGCGCGGCCCGGGCCGCGGACCCCGGGGCCAAGCTCTGCTACAACGACTACAACACCGACGGCATCAACGCGAAGTCCACCGGCATCTACACCATGGTCCGGGACTTCAAGTCCCGCGGCGTGCCGATCGACTGCGTGGGGTTCCAGTCGCACCTGGGCACGAGCGTGCCGAGCGACTACCAGGCCAACCTGCAGCGCTTCGCCGACCTGGGCGTCGACGTGCAGATCACCGAGCTGGACATCGAGCAGGGCTCGAACCAGGCCAACGCCTACCGGCAGGTCACCGAGGCGTGCCTGGCGGTGTCGCGCTGCACCGGCATCACCGTGTGGGGCGTGCGCGACTCGGACTCCTGGCGCACCGGGGCCAACCCGCTGCTGTTCGACTCCTCGGGCAACAAGAAGGCCGCCTACACCTCGGTCCTCAACGCCCTCAACGCCGGCAACAACAACGGTGGCGGCAACAACGGCGGCGGCAGCAGCTCCGTCGACACCAACGCCTGGTACGTGCTGGTCAACCGCAACAGCGGCAAGGCGCTCGACGTCTACAACCTGTCGACCGCGGACGGCGCCGACATCGTGCAGTGGTCGCGCAACAACGGCAACCAGCAGCAGTGGCAGTTCGTCAGCTCGGGCAACGGGTCCTACCGCGTGAAGTCCCGGCTCTCGTCGAAGGTGCTGGACGTCTACGCCAAGTCCACCGCCGACGGCGGCGAGGTCGTCCAGTGGTCCGACAACAACGGCGGCAACCAGCAGTGGAACGTGTCGATCGCCAACGGCTACGCGTCGCTCGTGAACAGGAACTCGGGCAAGGCGCTGGAGGTCCAGGGCGCGTCCGTGGCCGACGGCGGCAACGTCGTGCAGTACTCCAACTGGAACGGCGCGAACCAGCAGTGGCAGCTCGTCAAGGTCGGGTGA
- a CDS encoding MerR family transcriptional regulator encodes MPDDLLSIGALARAGGPPVSALRFYDAAGVLRPAHVDPATGYRWYTSAQVHTARLIASLRQAGLPVSDLVAVLEAPHEAHAVLARHRRRLEDDLVTARAHLDAAAEILTQSGRCSVVATEVVAAVAAVRHAVGDDDPQWPGLAGVLLHLDGTTLRLVACDRSRLAVATVPVRQVSGPPVRVVAPLTLLDQVVAGPLPDVGPVVLGAGDLEILGRRGEPLDAAYPDYDRLLRSGTSRTVTVASQDLVDGVDGEDDVVVVRLDQGRVGLAPPAAGDTFGYSREFLLDAVRAARAERLALTLDDRSSLAVAPADRPDDVGLMMPIRLHP; translated from the coding sequence GTGCCCGACGACCTGCTCAGCATCGGAGCCCTCGCCCGCGCCGGCGGCCCGCCCGTGTCCGCGCTGCGGTTCTACGACGCGGCCGGTGTGCTGCGCCCGGCGCACGTCGACCCCGCGACGGGGTACCGCTGGTACACCTCCGCGCAGGTGCACACTGCCCGGCTGATCGCGAGCCTGCGGCAGGCGGGTCTGCCGGTGAGCGACCTGGTGGCCGTGCTCGAGGCGCCGCACGAGGCGCACGCCGTCCTGGCCCGCCATCGCCGACGGCTCGAGGACGACCTGGTCACGGCGCGTGCGCACCTCGACGCGGCCGCGGAGATCCTGACCCAGTCCGGACGCTGCTCCGTGGTGGCCACCGAGGTCGTCGCAGCGGTCGCGGCCGTCCGGCACGCGGTGGGCGACGACGACCCGCAGTGGCCCGGGCTCGCAGGCGTCCTGCTGCACCTCGACGGGACCACGCTGCGCCTCGTCGCCTGCGACCGTTCCCGCCTCGCCGTCGCGACGGTGCCGGTCCGGCAGGTCTCCGGCCCACCCGTCAGGGTCGTCGCACCGCTCACGCTGCTGGACCAGGTCGTCGCCGGCCCGCTTCCCGACGTCGGCCCGGTCGTGCTCGGTGCAGGCGACCTCGAGATCCTGGGCCGTCGTGGGGAGCCGCTCGACGCGGCATACCCGGACTACGATCGGCTCCTGCGCTCAGGCACGTCACGCACCGTGACGGTCGCGTCCCAGGACCTCGTCGACGGCGTCGACGGCGAGGACGACGTCGTCGTCGTGCGGCTCGACCAGGGACGGGTGGGGCTCGCTCCCCCGGCGGCGGGCGACACGTTCGGCTACTCCCGGGAGTTCCTGCTCGACGCCGTGCGCGCCGCGCGGGCCGAGCGCCTCGCCCTGACGCTCGACGACCGGTCGTCCCTCGCCGTGGCCCCGGCCGACCGCCCCGACGACGTCGGGCTGATGATGCCGATCCGCCTGCACCCCTGA
- a CDS encoding MFS transporter, which produces MTAVDTPPNSLPRSYLVWLGGFTVARLGDAVLVFSLGWAAAGFGGTTAALALTLGALPRLVLLVAGGAVADRVGARRVLIAGEAALIVLTVALAFALARVGTPVWLLLASSAALGTVTAFCLPAAGSQPRRLVPDDQLTRALALRQGWGQAVLMAAAPLGGLLVGTAGLPAIAWGAAALLGVGLTVLVAVRDATASSPEPGLVDVPRDRRRDLLDGFRVVARTPGLRGPLLLTGAGAALILPVPSLLVPLLGRASGWGPGPTGVVAGAVGVGVISAALLAARRRRLPPRAGSAAAGLTVSAVGALALAVGPVLDDTRAAVVAGALVFGFGNGTFVARLAPLVLGGAPRTHLARVQAVVGLVQLVPVMVTTPVLGALAQQTSPGWALAAIAAGLAACAAGARRLTG; this is translated from the coding sequence ATGACCGCCGTCGACACGCCACCGAACTCGCTCCCCCGCTCGTACCTCGTCTGGCTCGGGGGTTTCACCGTGGCGCGGCTCGGTGACGCCGTGCTCGTCTTCTCGCTCGGCTGGGCGGCCGCGGGGTTCGGCGGGACGACCGCGGCCCTGGCCCTGACCCTCGGTGCGCTGCCCCGCCTGGTGCTGCTCGTCGCCGGGGGTGCCGTCGCCGACCGCGTCGGGGCCCGCCGCGTCCTGATCGCCGGCGAGGCCGCGCTGATCGTCCTGACCGTCGCTCTGGCCTTCGCTCTCGCGCGGGTCGGCACGCCGGTCTGGTTGCTCCTGGCGTCGTCGGCGGCGCTCGGCACGGTGACCGCGTTCTGCCTGCCCGCCGCCGGTTCGCAACCCCGCCGCCTCGTCCCGGACGACCAGCTGACCCGCGCCCTCGCCCTGCGGCAGGGCTGGGGCCAGGCGGTGTTGATGGCCGCCGCACCGCTGGGTGGCCTGCTCGTCGGGACGGCAGGCCTCCCGGCCATCGCGTGGGGCGCCGCGGCGCTGCTCGGTGTCGGCCTGACCGTGCTCGTGGCCGTCCGGGACGCCACAGCCTCGTCGCCCGAGCCCGGGCTCGTCGACGTGCCACGCGACCGACGCCGCGACCTGCTCGACGGCTTCCGCGTCGTGGCCCGCACCCCGGGACTGCGCGGCCCGCTCCTCCTGACGGGCGCGGGCGCCGCGCTGATCCTGCCCGTCCCGTCCCTCCTCGTGCCGCTGCTGGGCCGCGCATCGGGCTGGGGCCCGGGGCCGACGGGCGTGGTGGCCGGAGCGGTGGGTGTCGGGGTGATCAGCGCGGCGCTCCTGGCCGCTCGACGTCGACGGCTCCCGCCTCGCGCCGGTTCGGCTGCAGCGGGACTGACGGTCAGCGCGGTCGGTGCGCTCGCCCTCGCGGTCGGCCCGGTGCTCGACGACACCCGGGCGGCCGTCGTCGCCGGCGCTCTGGTGTTCGGGTTCGGGAACGGGACGTTCGTCGCGCGGCTGGCGCCGCTCGTGCTGGGCGGCGCGCCGCGGACCCACCTCGCGCGGGTGCAGGCCGTCGTGGGCCTGGTGCAGCTCGTGCCCGTGATGGTGACGACCCCGGTCCTCGGTGCGCTCGCCCAGCAGACGTCTCCGGGCTGGGCCCTGGCGGCGATCGCGGCGGGCCTCGCCGCGTGCGCGGCCGGGGCCCGGCGCCTCACGGGTTGA
- a CDS encoding NADPH-dependent FMN reductase has product METQRIGIVISSSRPTRIGPKVAQWVSTVAPAGVDVEIVDLADVDLPFLAEPEQPATGNYTMPSTTSWSERVRSYDALILAVPEYNAGYPAVLKNAIDTLHAEWKGLPIGVIGYGWGAAAGAVRQLGEVLDRVQAVTLAGPGLSFGQHLTPEGELLEAAPADDVRGLYDQVLAAARERVPA; this is encoded by the coding sequence ATGGAGACTCAGAGGATCGGCATCGTCATCAGCTCGTCGCGCCCCACCCGGATCGGCCCGAAGGTCGCCCAGTGGGTCAGCACCGTGGCCCCCGCGGGCGTCGACGTCGAGATCGTCGACCTCGCCGACGTCGACCTGCCCTTCCTCGCGGAGCCCGAGCAGCCGGCCACCGGCAACTACACGATGCCCAGCACCACGAGCTGGTCCGAGCGGGTCCGCAGCTACGACGCCCTCATCCTCGCCGTGCCGGAGTACAACGCCGGCTACCCGGCCGTGCTGAAGAACGCGATCGACACGCTGCACGCCGAGTGGAAGGGCCTGCCGATCGGTGTCATCGGGTACGGGTGGGGCGCCGCGGCCGGCGCCGTGCGTCAGCTCGGCGAGGTGCTCGACCGGGTGCAGGCCGTGACCCTGGCCGGCCCGGGCCTGAGCTTCGGCCAGCACCTCACCCCCGAGGGCGAGCTCCTGGAGGCTGCCCCGGCGGACGACGTGCGCGGCCTCTACGACCAGGTCCTCGCAGCCGCCCGCGAGAGGGTCCCGGCCTGA
- a CDS encoding dihydrofolate reductase family protein produces MSLVRVHNFSVSLDGFGTGEGQALDAPFGHAGQRLVEWAFETPTFRAMGIHGETDGSYGVDEAFAGSWGTGIGAEIMGRNKFGPQRGPWLDEEWQGWWGPDPVFHTPVVVLTHHPRPTLEMEGGTTFHFVDADPASALALARELAGGLDVRIGGGVSTVRQFLEADLIDRMHIVVVPILLGRGERLWDGLEGLDERFSIEATPSPSGVVHLAFARR; encoded by the coding sequence ATGTCTCTCGTCCGCGTGCACAACTTCTCGGTCTCGCTCGACGGCTTCGGCACGGGGGAGGGCCAGGCTCTCGACGCGCCGTTCGGGCACGCCGGCCAGCGGCTGGTGGAGTGGGCCTTCGAGACGCCCACGTTCCGCGCCATGGGCATCCACGGGGAGACGGACGGCTCCTACGGTGTCGACGAGGCGTTCGCCGGCTCGTGGGGGACCGGGATCGGTGCGGAGATCATGGGCCGCAACAAGTTCGGCCCGCAGCGCGGTCCCTGGCTCGACGAGGAGTGGCAGGGGTGGTGGGGCCCCGACCCCGTCTTCCACACCCCGGTCGTCGTCCTGACGCACCACCCGCGGCCGACGCTCGAGATGGAGGGTGGGACCACGTTCCACTTCGTCGACGCCGATCCGGCCTCCGCGCTCGCGCTCGCCCGCGAGCTGGCCGGCGGCCTCGACGTGCGGATCGGTGGCGGCGTCAGCACCGTCCGCCAGTTCCTCGAGGCGGACCTGATCGACCGGATGCACATCGTCGTCGTGCCGATCCTGCTGGGCCGGGGCGAGCGGCTCTGGGACGGGCTCGAGGGTCTCGACGAACGCTTCAGCATCGAGGCGACCCCGTCGCCGTCCGGCGTCGTCCACCTGGCCTTCGCGCGTCGGTAG
- a CDS encoding YciI family protein codes for MTQYAIYFHQQWVGDHPAEWFRTRVEPSTAVVRDMEAAGVLVFAGGLEEDLADAFSADATSGTLSITDGPYTETVEQLGGITIIDVPDLETAKLWAGRVAEGCGWPQEVRVIR; via the coding sequence ATGACGCAGTACGCCATCTACTTCCACCAGCAGTGGGTGGGGGACCACCCGGCCGAGTGGTTCCGCACCCGCGTGGAGCCCAGCACGGCGGTCGTCCGTGACATGGAGGCCGCCGGGGTCCTGGTCTTCGCCGGTGGCCTCGAGGAGGACTTGGCAGACGCCTTCAGCGCCGACGCGACGAGCGGGACGCTGTCGATCACCGACGGTCCCTACACCGAGACGGTCGAGCAGCTGGGCGGGATCACGATCATCGACGTGCCCGACCTGGAGACGGCCAAGCTGTGGGCGGGCCGGGTCGCCGAGGGGTGCGGCTGGCCCCAGGAGGTCCGGGTCATCCGGTAG
- a CDS encoding class I SAM-dependent DNA methyltransferase, with amino-acid sequence MSTRDVQQAYALVAEQYIDLLGSVDRVHPDDLRLIDRHLRPVCGPVLDLGCGPGHLTGYLTSRHVDVTGIDLVPEFVAHARAAHPDARFEVGSVLALDRAPGSVAGALAWYSLIHLEPEHLDGALAAIRRVLAPGAPLVVGFFDGPEHEPFAHRVTTAYRWPPDEMSRRLAAAGFVERERVHRDQEGAWHAHAAIVAHAA; translated from the coding sequence ATGTCGACCCGTGACGTCCAGCAGGCCTACGCGCTCGTCGCCGAGCAGTACATCGACCTGCTGGGATCGGTCGACCGGGTGCACCCCGACGACCTGCGGCTCATCGACCGGCACCTGCGGCCGGTCTGCGGCCCGGTACTCGACCTCGGGTGCGGCCCCGGCCACCTCACCGGCTACCTGACGAGCAGGCACGTCGACGTCACGGGCATCGACCTGGTCCCGGAGTTCGTCGCGCACGCGCGTGCTGCCCACCCCGACGCGCGCTTCGAGGTGGGGTCCGTGCTCGCGCTCGACCGCGCCCCCGGGTCGGTCGCCGGTGCGCTGGCCTGGTACTCCCTCATCCACCTCGAACCCGAGCACCTGGACGGCGCCCTGGCCGCGATCCGCCGGGTCCTGGCGCCGGGCGCACCGCTCGTCGTGGGGTTCTTCGACGGGCCCGAGCACGAGCCGTTCGCGCACCGGGTCACCACCGCGTACCGGTGGCCGCCCGACGAGATGTCACGACGGCTGGCAGCGGCGGGGTTCGTCGAGCGCGAGCGGGTGCACCGGGACCAGGAGGGCGCGTGGCACGCGCACGCCGCGATCGTCGCCCACGCCGCCTGA